A part of Lacerta agilis isolate rLacAgi1 chromosome 7, rLacAgi1.pri, whole genome shotgun sequence genomic DNA contains:
- the TTPA gene encoding alpha-tocopherol transfer protein, whose product MSQDEPRALKGNLNELPDGSPVVRAAVAALRRRAREENVQPSPWFLSDAFLVRFLRARDFDGELAWKLLKNYHKWRAEFPEIVGDLRPSSVLSLMKAGYLGVLKERDPAGSKVLIYRIAKWDPKTFTAFDLFRLSLIASELIVRELETQRNGVKGIFDLQGWRFAHAFQISPTVAKIIAAAITDAFPLKARGIHLINEPLLFHPVFALIKTFLSEKIKARIHMHGNNYVHTLQQHFPASILPKEYGGEAVSIETLSQEWTNFVMESESYLQSITLFK is encoded by the exons ATGAGCCAAGACGAGCCGCGCGCCCTGAAAGGGAACCTCAACGAGCTGCCCGACGGCTCCCCGGTCGTGAGGGCCGCCGTGGCCGCGCTGAGGCGCCGAGCCCGGGAGGAGAACGTACAGCCTTCGCCCTGGTTCCTGTCCGACGCCTTCCTGGTCCGCTTCTTGCGAGCTCGGGATTTCGACGGCGAGCTGGCGTGGAAG CTATTGAAAAACTATCACAAGTGGAGAGCTGAATTCCCAGAAATAGTTGGAGATCTACGGCCATCATCTGTCCTCAGTCTGATGAAAGCTGGTTACCTTGGAGTTCTGAAGGAGAGGGACCCAGCTGGTAGCAAAGTTCTCATTTACAGAATTG CAAAATGGGACCCAAAGACATTCACAGCATTTGATTTGTTTCGTTTAAGTCTTATCGCATCTGAGCTCATTGTGAGAGAGCTAGAAACACAGCGGAATGGGGTCAAGGGTATCTTTGATCTTCAAGGATGGAGATTCGCCCATGCATTTCAGATCTCTCCAACGGTTGCCAAGATAATAGCTGCCGCGATCACA GATGCCTTTCCACTAAAAGCTCGTGGAATCCACTTGATTAATGAGCCTTTGCTCTTTCACCCGGTCTTTGCTCTAATTAAGACATTCCTCTCAGAAAAGATCAAAGCACGG ATCCACATGCATGGGAATAACTATGTTCATACTCTCCAGCAACACTTTCCAGCCAGCATTCTCCCAAAAGAATATGGCGGTGAAGCTGTCTCCATTGAAACCCTTTCCCAAGAATGGACTAACTTCGTAATGGAATCTGAAAGTTATCTTCAGAGTATTACTCTGTTTAAGTAG